In Acidimicrobiales bacterium, the sequence GGCAGCGACCAGTCGGTGACCTGGGCCGTGGCCTCCAGGACCGAAACGTCGAGGTGCTGGCCCCGTCCCGTCGACGAGATCTTCTGCCAGTGGGCGGCCAGCACGGCGAAGGCGCCGAAGATCCCCGCCACGTCGTACGCCAGGGCCCCGGGCACCAGCAGGGGGGGAAGGCCGGCGACGCCGGAGCGGAACAGCTCACCGGACAGGGCCACGATCACGTCGTCGGTGGCGGTCCAGTCCCGGTACGGACCGGTCTGGCCGAAGTCGGTGATCGACGCCACCACCAGGTGCGGCAGGCGGGCCGAAACCTCGGCCGGATCGAGCCCGGCCCCCGCCAACGCCCCGGGCCGGGACGTGTCGATCCAGACGTCGGACCGCTCGAGCAGCCCGAGGAGGCGGTCCCGCCCCGCCGCCGAGCTCAGGTCGGCGACGGCGCTGCGCTTGTTGAAGTTGCGCACGGCGAAGTACAGCCCGTGCTCCCCGTGCCGGGGCGGGATGCGCCGGGAGTCACCGCCGCCCGGGCGCTCCACCCGCACGACGTCCGCGCCGAGGTCAGCCAGCATCCGGCCGCACAGCTCCGCCTTCTCGTCGGCAGTGTCGACGACCCGCAACCCGGCCAGGGGCAGGGTCTGCTCAGACAGCGGCGGGGACCTTCCCGGCGTGGAACCGAACGGGCAGGTGCTTGATCCCGCCGATGAAGTTGGAGCGGAGCAGCGCCGGCTTCCCGACGGCCTCCACCTTGGCCACCCGCTTGATCAGCTCGGCGTAGAAGTGCTTGACCTCCATGCGGGCCAGGTTGGAGCCGAGGCAGTGGTGCGGGCCCCCACCCCCGAAGGCGACATGCGGGTTGGGATTGCGGCCCACGTCGAACTTGAACGGGTCCGTGATGACGTCCTCGTCCCGGTTGGCCGACGCGTACCAGATGCTGACCTTCTCCCCCGCCTTCAGCTGGTGGCCCTTGTACTCGATGTCCTCGGTGACGTTGCGCCGGAAGTACATGACGGGTGAGGCCCAGCGGATGATCTCCTCGACGGCGGTGTCGACGAGCTCGGGGTGGGCCACCAGGCGGTCGTACTGGTCGGGATTCTCGAGGAAGGCGTTCATCCCGTGGGAGATGGCGTTGCGGGTCGTCTCGTTGCCCGCCACGGCCAGCAGCAGGAAGAACAGGTTGAAGTCCATCTCGGTCAGCTGGTCCCCGTCGACGTCGGCCGACAGCAGCTTGCTGATGATGTCGTCGCGCGGCTCGGCCCGGCGCTTCTCGGCCAGCTGCTGGGCGTAGAGGAACATCTCGACGAAGGCGGCCTGCACCTCCTCCTGGTCGACGATGTACTCGGGGTCCTCGCTCCCGATCATCCGGTTGGACCACTCGAAGATCTTGTGGCGGTCCTCGTGGGGCACACCCATGAGCTCGGCGATCACGATCAGCGGCAGCTCGGAGGCCATGTCGACGACGAAGTCGACCTCACCCTTGGCCAGGCCCTCCTCGACGATGGTGGCCGACACCTCGCGGATGTGGTCCTCGAGCATCCCGATCATGCGGGGGGTGAATCCCCGGTTCACCAGCTTGCGGTAGCGGGTGTGGGGCGGGGGGTCCATGGTGAGCATGAGGTTGCCGCCCTCCTGCGCCCGCTGGGCCTCCATCTGCTCGGCCGTGGGATCCTCGAGGCCGACCACCCCGCCGCGGCCCTGGTCGGACGAGAAGTGCTTGGCGTCCCGACCGATGGCCACCACGTCGTCGTGCTTGGTGAACACCCAGAACCCGGGCCCGTCCGGCTCGGGATGCCGGTAGATCGGGGCGTTCTTCCGGAGATAGGTGAACCAGTCGTGCGGCACACCGTCGGTGAAGCGGTCCCGGTCCAGCAGGTTGATGTCGCTCAGCTCCATGGTTCCCCTCCTCGAGCGTCGTGGATCAGACGGGCTCGGCGGCCATCCGGGCGCCGATCCGAAGAAGCTGCTCGGTGCTCCCCCCGAGCATGAACTCCAGCTGCTTTCCCCAGATGAAGTAGCGGTGGGTGGTGTGCTCCACCGCCACCCCCATCCCACCGTGCAGGTGGACGGCGGCGTGGGCCACGCGGTGGCCGGTTTCCGCCGCCCAGAACTTGGCCACCTCGACCTCGGTGGCCGCGGACAGGCCGGCTTTGAGCCGCCACGCCGCCTGCCAGAGGGTGAGGCGCAGGGCCTCCACGTCGATGTAGCAGTCGGCGCAGCGGTGGCCCACGGCCTGGAAGGTGGCGATGGGCCTCTCGAACTGCACCCGGGTCTTGGTGTACTCGGCGGTCTCCCGCAGGGCCTCCTCGCACACCCCGAGCTGCATGGCGCACAGTCCGATGGTGGCCCGCTCGTCCAGCCACTCGAGGATGCGCGGCCCGTCCCCCACCGAGCCGAGCACGGCCGAGGCCGGCACCCGGGCATCGGTGAGCTCGACGTAGCCGGTGGTGTCGCGGTTGGTCGTGCGCTGGCGGGCCACCGAGACCCCGGGCCCGGTCGGCTCCACCAGGAAGATCACCGGGCTCCCGTCGAGCGTCGCCGGCACCAGGATCACCTGGGCCAGGGTCCCGGCGGGCACCGCCGTCTTGGTCCCGTTGAGCCGGAAGCCGTCTCCGTCGCGCGCCGCCGTCGTGGTCGGCCGCAGCACGTCGGGGTTGACCGGCTCCCGCAGGGCGGCGGTGAGGATCTTGGCCCCCTCGGCGGCGGGCCGAGCCCACTCCTCCTTCTGCTGCGGCGTGCCGAACTCGGCGATGGGCGCCGCCCCCAGCACGATCGAGGCCCAGACCGGGACCGGCGCCAGGCGCTTGCCCACCTCCTCGAGGACCAGGCACTGCTCGACCACGCCGTAGCCGCCACCGCCGACGTCGTCGGGCAGGGCTATGCCGAGCAGTCCCGCCTCGGCCAGGGTGCGCCACAGCTCGGGGTCGAAGCGGTCGGTGCCGGCCTCGGTCTCGCGCAGCAGGTCCACGGTGACCTTGTCGGTGAGGATGCGCCGGGCCAGCCCGGCGATCTCCTCCTGCTCCTCGGTGAAGCTGAAGTCCATCGCTCTACTCCGGGTCTAGCGCGGGGCGCGGGGCATGCCGAGGGCCACCATCGAGATGATGTCCCGCTGGATCTCGTTGGTCCCCCCGCCGAAGGTGAGGATCAGGGCGCCGCGGTAGGCGCGCTCGATCCGGCCGCGCACCACGGCGCCGGGAGAGCCCTGGGTGATGTAGGCGTCGTCCCCCATGCAGTCCATCAGCAGGCGGTAGGCCTCGGTGTAGAACTCGGTGCCGAACACCTTGGTGGCGGAGGCGTCGGCGGGGCTCACGCCCTTGTCGACGCCCCAGGCGATCTTCCAGTTGATCAGCTTGAGGAACTCGACCTTGGCGTGGACCCGGGCCAGGTTGAGGCGCACCCACTCCTGGTCGATGACCCGGCGCCCGTCGGGGAGCTTGGTCTGCTGGGCCCAGCGCCGCACGTCCTCGAGGGAGGTCTGCACGCCGGCCGCCGAGCACAGCGCCACCCGCTCCCGGTTGAGCTGGCCCGTGATCAGGCGCCAGCCGCTGTTCTCGTCGCCGACGAGGGCGGTGGTCGGCACCCGGACGTCCTCGTAGAAGGTCTGGCTGGTGGTGGCGCCGGTGACCGTGGGCACGGGCGTCCACTTGAACCCGGCGCTGTCGGTCGGCACGAGGAAGACCGACAGGCCCTTGTGGCGGGGGGCGTCAGGGTCGGTCCGGGCCGCCAGCCACACGTAGTCGGCGTGCTCGATGAGGCTGGTCCACATCTTCTGGCCGTTGATGATGTACTCGTCCCCGTCGCGCACCGCCCGGGTGCGCAGGCGGGCCAGGTCGGTGCCGGCGTCGGGCTCGGAGTAGCCGATGGCGAAGTGCATCTCCCCCGTCAGGATCTTCGGCAGGAAGAACCTGCGCTGCTCGTCGGTGCCGTACTCCATGATCGTCGGCCCGACGGTGTTGATGGTGAGGAACGGGACGGGGGCCCCGGCGCGCGACGCCTCGTCGGTGAAGATCAGCTGCTCCATCATGGAGCGGTTCTGGCCGCCGTACTCGGTGGGCCAGCCG encodes:
- a CDS encoding cytochrome P450: MELSDINLLDRDRFTDGVPHDWFTYLRKNAPIYRHPEPDGPGFWVFTKHDDVVAIGRDAKHFSSDQGRGGVVGLEDPTAEQMEAQRAQEGGNLMLTMDPPPHTRYRKLVNRGFTPRMIGMLEDHIREVSATIVEEGLAKGEVDFVVDMASELPLIVIAELMGVPHEDRHKIFEWSNRMIGSEDPEYIVDQEEVQAAFVEMFLYAQQLAEKRRAEPRDDIISKLLSADVDGDQLTEMDFNLFFLLLAVAGNETTRNAISHGMNAFLENPDQYDRLVAHPELVDTAVEEIIRWASPVMYFRRNVTEDIEYKGHQLKAGEKVSIWYASANRDEDVITDPFKFDVGRNPNPHVAFGGGGPHHCLGSNLARMEVKHFYAELIKRVAKVEAVGKPALLRSNFIGGIKHLPVRFHAGKVPAAV
- a CDS encoding acyl-CoA dehydrogenase family protein yields the protein MRTRFTARGGAVQIVYNEEQEALRRELREYFSNLMTEEVQQRMSSGDGEYGGGSAYRDLVRQMGKDGWLGIGWPTEYGGQNRSMMEQLIFTDEASRAGAPVPFLTINTVGPTIMEYGTDEQRRFFLPKILTGEMHFAIGYSEPDAGTDLARLRTRAVRDGDEYIINGQKMWTSLIEHADYVWLAARTDPDAPRHKGLSVFLVPTDSAGFKWTPVPTVTGATTSQTFYEDVRVPTTALVGDENSGWRLITGQLNRERVALCSAAGVQTSLEDVRRWAQQTKLPDGRRVIDQEWVRLNLARVHAKVEFLKLINWKIAWGVDKGVSPADASATKVFGTEFYTEAYRLLMDCMGDDAYITQGSPGAVVRGRIERAYRGALILTFGGGTNEIQRDIISMVALGMPRAPR
- a CDS encoding acyl-CoA dehydrogenase family protein, with amino-acid sequence MDFSFTEEQEEIAGLARRILTDKVTVDLLRETEAGTDRFDPELWRTLAEAGLLGIALPDDVGGGGYGVVEQCLVLEEVGKRLAPVPVWASIVLGAAPIAEFGTPQQKEEWARPAAEGAKILTAALREPVNPDVLRPTTTAARDGDGFRLNGTKTAVPAGTLAQVILVPATLDGSPVIFLVEPTGPGVSVARQRTTNRDTTGYVELTDARVPASAVLGSVGDGPRILEWLDERATIGLCAMQLGVCEEALRETAEYTKTRVQFERPIATFQAVGHRCADCYIDVEALRLTLWQAAWRLKAGLSAATEVEVAKFWAAETGHRVAHAAVHLHGGMGVAVEHTTHRYFIWGKQLEFMLGGSTEQLLRIGARMAAEPV